TCGGCTTCGAGCTTTTGTTCAATGGACTGAGCCAGCCCTTTAGGTAACTCGATGCTTTTCATGAGTACGCTTTCCACGACAATGCCTCTTGGTTCCAGTACCTTATGCATTTCGGCCGCGATTTCCTTTTCGATCTCTTCGCGCTGACCGGTGTACATATCTTTCGCATAAAAACGGGCACAGACATCCGCTGCTGCCGATCGGAATACACTCACAATAACAACGCTTTCATATTTTTCGCCAATGGTAGTCAGTACCTGAGGGGCCTTTTCGGGCACAATTCGGTAAAGAACAGCCATTTCGGCACTGATGTTGAGCCCTTCTTTAGATGGGATATTTTCCAGGGCTAGCGGTAAATTAATGGTCCGTGTGGGTACCCGGATTATGGTCGTCGTGAACGGGTTATACCCGTGAATGCCCGCCCCTTTTACCGATGGGTCCAGCTTTCCGAATCGACGTTTTACCCCTACTTCTCCCTGACGGATCGTGGTACAACTACTTACCAGGTAGATAGCTAATGCGCAGAGTATTAGATTTTTCATGATTGTTAGCGAAAAATGAATTGTTACGCTAACTACTCACCGGTGCATTAACCCCTTATTGAAACCGAATTAAGTTGTTATTAAACTTTGTTGGGAAATTAAAAACGCCTGTAGCTCATCAGGCCGCTGGGTGCCAATCGTGATGATCGTATTCCCTTTTTTGGTAATACGCAGTCCTTTACTGCCCGCAATATTATACACCCAGCCATCGAAACCCAGACGGATGCCATAGCCAACCCAGCCGTAGTGCGTTACGGTAGCTGATTGGATTGATGTCCAGGGAATGGTACGCCAGGTGAAAACGGGAAAAACCTGGTAATGAATCCCTTGTTCATCAATCTTGGTGTCTAGCCGCCAGACGTAGATTAGGAGTATAACCAATAGGGTTACAATAGGACCACCCCAGGCAAAAGGCTCTTTACCAGCATCTGTAAGTAGTAAAGGCACTGTGGTGATTAACAGGGCAGCCACCAATAGTGTCCAGATCCACCATTGATGAAAGCGCTGGGATTCGGTAAAGGCATTCATCCTAGGTTTTCTGTTTCTTCTTCTTGGCTGCTGGGAACAGGATATTGTTCAGAATCAGGCGATAACCGGCTGAGTTAGGATGCAGGTTAAGATCGGTTGGCTCCTCGCCAATTTCATGACGGTAATCTTCCGGGTCATGGCCTCCGTAGAACGTGAAAAATCCCCGGCCATAAGGCGAATGAATATATCGGGCTTCGCCTACCGAGCGGTTTTCAGCCATAATGACTACTTCCGGTTTGATATAGGCTTTCTTAAACGCCGTCGTTTGCCCCATAAATCCTTTGATGACGTTCTGGTGATTTTGAGTCAGCATGGTTGGGATGGGGTCGTATTTGGCCGAGAACTGAAACAGCGTAAAGTAATCATTATGCTCGCTCAGGCCACGTTCCTCAGGTTGATTGTCGATGTTAGAAAACTCGATTAGGTACGGATTGGTATAGACCTGAAAATTACGGAAGGCAAATGTCTGGCTGTAGTCCAGCTTGCTATTCGCGTTTGGGTCGGCAGGGTCACCATCGTAGAAAGAATCGACAATATCCGTGTTATGAGCCGACAGTGCGATGTCGTAGGTATCGGTTGCGTTGCACATCGCGAAGAGGTATCCACCACCGAGCACAAATTCACGGATTTTTTGGCTTACGGCCAACTTAAGCTGAGGTACTTTGGTAAAGCCATATTTTCGGGCGATGGTTTCCGCTTCCCGTTTTTGGGCGATGTACCACGGCTGGTCTTTAAAGTGGAAGAACTTTCCATATTGTCCCGTAAAGTCCTCATGATGAAGGTGTAGCCAGTCGTATTCAGGCATTTTGCCATTCATCACCTCTTCGTCAAAAATCACATCGTAGGGAATTTCGGCGTAGGTCATCACCATCGTTACGGCATCGTCCCACGGCTGCTTGGTCTTGGGCGAATAGACGGCTACTTTGGGTGGTTTCTGGAGCTTAACGGCATCCATATTGGCATCGGCCGCTGCGATTTCGGACAATATCTGAGCCGATTGCGCATCAGAAATAACCTCGTAACTGACGCCCCGAATCACCATTTCATTGATGAAGGCCTGCGATTGCGGCATCATGAACGAGCCACCCCGGTAGTTAAGCAACCAGTCGATTTCGGTATCATGTACTTTAAGAACCCAATAGGCAATGCCATAGGCTTTAAGATGATTCTTCTGGGCATCGTCCATCGGAATCAGGATTTTAGAGGCCCAGACCTGACCAGCCAGACTCAGAATTAGGATAAGCGGTAATAGCAGCCGTTTCATTGGTTTCCCCGTTAAAGATGCGCTTGGTAGTTTTGCTATAACGAAATATACACAAATATTGTGCAAGAATTTAATTGTGAATGAGCGATTGAATGATTGAGACAAACTATTCACTCAATCACTCAATTACTCAATCACTCATTCAAAAATGAATCTGATTGAGAACATACGGGAAGGCCTTCGTTCGATTGCGGGTAATCGGCTTCGAACGAT
This window of the Spirosoma aerolatum genome carries:
- a CDS encoding asparagine synthetase B, with product MKRLLLPLILILSLAGQVWASKILIPMDDAQKNHLKAYGIAYWVLKVHDTEIDWLLNYRGGSFMMPQSQAFINEMVIRGVSYEVISDAQSAQILSEIAAADANMDAVKLQKPPKVAVYSPKTKQPWDDAVTMVMTYAEIPYDVIFDEEVMNGKMPEYDWLHLHHEDFTGQYGKFFHFKDQPWYIAQKREAETIARKYGFTKVPQLKLAVSQKIREFVLGGGYLFAMCNATDTYDIALSAHNTDIVDSFYDGDPADPNANSKLDYSQTFAFRNFQVYTNPYLIEFSNIDNQPEERGLSEHNDYFTLFQFSAKYDPIPTMLTQNHQNVIKGFMGQTTAFKKAYIKPEVVIMAENRSVGEARYIHSPYGRGFFTFYGGHDPEDYRHEIGEEPTDLNLHPNSAGYRLILNNILFPAAKKKKQKT
- a CDS encoding prohibitin family protein encodes the protein MKNLILCALAIYLVSSCTTIRQGEVGVKRRFGKLDPSVKGAGIHGYNPFTTTIIRVPTRTINLPLALENIPSKEGLNISAEMAVLYRIVPEKAPQVLTTIGEKYESVVIVSVFRSAAADVCARFYAKDMYTGQREEIEKEIAAEMHKVLEPRGIVVESVLMKSIELPKGLAQSIEQKLEAEQQAQQMEFILQKEHKEADRKVIEAKGIADSQKIISEALNKQIIEYKTIEAFRQLATSPNAKIIVTDGKTPMLINPNQ